From Orcinus orca chromosome 3, mOrcOrc1.1, whole genome shotgun sequence, a single genomic window includes:
- the TRIM17 gene encoding LOW QUALITY PROTEIN: E3 ubiquitin-protein ligase TRIM17 (The sequence of the model RefSeq protein was modified relative to this genomic sequence to represent the inferred CDS: inserted 1 base in 1 codon; deleted 1 base in 1 codon) — translation MDAVELARKLQEEATCSICFDYLTDPVMTSCSHNFCRECIRLTWEKAKGQKTRKKCKGSFPCPECRKLSPQRNLRPIRLLTKVAEMARQHPSLQSRHLCQVHQELLKLFCEDNQSPICVICRESQEKHRPHRVVPIEEAVQEYKLKLEENTGYLREEMMKTGKLQAKEEQTLAEWQKKVKERRERIVAEFEKMGLLLMEEKRRLLQALKEEEEEETVAKLQKSMASLDQQSHSLKMLLLQLEDRNECTPLQILQDVKDLLGRKNSLSVQYPEATPTMLKTVCRVPGXIEVLKSFQEDVVPDPSTAYPYLLLYESRQRRYLSTPMDGTPHGKDRFLAYPCAVGQETFSSGRHYWEVGMNLTGDALWVLGVCRDNVSRRGRVPKCPENGFWVVQLCKGKRYAPATSALTRVTLTEPPSHMGIFLDFETTDASFYNVNNGSHPHTYSQPAFSGPLQPFFCLGAPKSGKMVISTVTLWVK, via the exons ATGGACGCTGTGGAACTTGCCAGAAAATTGCAGGAGGAGGCCACTTGCTCCATCTGTTTCGACTACCTCACAGACCCCGTGATGACCAGCTGCAGTCACAATTTCTGCCGAGAGTGCATCCGGCTGACCTGGGAGAAGGCCAAAGGCCAGAAAACGAGGAAAAAGTGTAAGGGCTCCTTTCCCTGCCCCGAGTGCCGCAAGCTATCCCCCCAGAGGAACCTGCGGCCCATCCGTCTGCTGACCAAGGTGGCCGAGATGGCGCGGCAGCACCCCAGCCTACAGAGCAGGCACCTGTGCCAGGTGCACCAGGAGCTGCTCAAACTCTTTTGTGAGGACAACCAGAGTCCCATCTGTGTCATCTGCAGGGAGTCCCAGGAAAAACACCGGCCCCACAGGGTGGTCCCTATTGAGGAGGCTGTGCAGGAATACAAG TTGAAGTTGGAGGAGAACACGGGATACCTGCGAGAGGAAATGATGAAGACCGGGAAGTTGCAAGCCAAGGAGGAACAGACCTTGGCCGAATGGCAG AAGAAGGTGAAGGAGCGGAGGGAGCGCATCGTGGCTGAGTTTGAGAAGATGGGCCTCCTCCTGATGGAGGAGAAGCGGCGCCTCCTCCAGGctctgaaggaggaggaggaggaggagacagtGGCAAAGCTGCAGAAGAGCATGGCCTCACTGGACCAGCAGAGTCACTCCTTGAAGATGCTGCTACTGCAGCTGGAGGACAGGAATGAGTGCACACCGCTCCAGATTCTGCAG GATGTGAAGGACCTCCTGGGCAG GAAGAACAGCCTGAGTGTGCAGTACCCAGAGGCCACCCCCACCATGCTGAAGACCGTCTGCAGGGTGCCGG AGATAGAGGTGCTCAAGAGCTTCCAAG AGGATGTGGTGCCCGACCCCTCCACGGCATACCCCTACCTCCTCTTATATGAGAGCCGCCAGAGGCGCTACCTGAGCACCCCGATGGACGGTACACCCCACGGCAAGGACAGGTTCCTAGCCTACCCCTGCGCAGTGGGCCAAGAGACCTTCTCCTCAGGGAGGCACTACTGGGAGGTGGGCATGAACCTCACTGGTGATGCACTGTGGGTCCTGGGCGTGTGCAGGGACAACGTGAGCCGGAGGGGT AGGGTCCCCAAGTGCCCAGAAAATGGGTTCTGGGTGGTACAGCTATGCAAGGGAAAGAGGTATGCACCTGCCACGTCTGCCCTGACACGCGTCACGCTGACTGAGCCCCCCAGCCACATGGGCATCTTCCTGGATTTCGAGACCACAGACGCGTCATTCTACAACGTGAACAATGGGTCCCACCCGCATACCTACTCCCAGCCCGCCTTCTCTGGCCCCCTGCAACCCTTCTTCTGCCTTGGGGCCCCCAAATCGGGCAAGATGGTCATCTCTACAGTGACCCTATGGGTGAAATGA
- the LOC125963877 gene encoding uncharacterized protein LOC125963877 encodes MRLNVNSGVLRWRPSCPLPPPTLGAWPPACHKEQVSSAWAWNSSASSICFRRCSRDFSNLPYRELTATSHRMGTSVSGSLVLISGLCLTFTSTHTSTLFTTHLAPGKARRPEMQEDLKDHHKSDSSAGRAQQAQLVAAEGGQWLAVRGAHALWDGRRRVQAPRHLGHLGERSVGSQVPLRGQLAALGARVRALGLAPAAPDALAAEVVAAVGHHRIRKVVEADGAGGLLLEVGGQVRGGHGTGGTEEGSVVRRVGRWPAAAGTMGSAQGRGVSGDARCRAPGDSGASERKGSGVQGCATPGMRNIRLRDCRGSGNVGPRNTVRREEEESKRGRKQEAAGVFLFFPLEQPTLAPDWPWPVTRPAGRTELEVAHPLTLRRRRRLRCCLWAVAVLHGVASPSGLGKGPKYGICGGQRR; translated from the exons ATGAGGCTGAATGTGAACAGTGGCGTCCTGCGGTGGCGGCCCtcatgccccctgcccccacccacatTGGGTGCCTGGCCACCTGCCTGCCACAAGGAGCAGGTCTCCTCCGCCTGGGCCTGGAACAGCAGTGCATCCTCCATTTGCTTCCGCAGATGCTCCAGGGACTTCTCCAACTTGCCCTACAGGGAG CTAACTGCAACGAGCCACAGGATGGGCACATCTGTATCCGGCTCCTTGGTCCTGATTTCAGGCCTATGCCTAACATTTACTTCAACCCATACTTCAACCCTGTTTACGACACACTTGGCACCTGGGAAAGCCAGGAGGCCCGAGATGCAGGAGGATCTGAAGGACCATCACAAGAGTGACAGCAGCGCTG GCCGCGCACAGCAGGCGCAGCTCGTCGCCGCAGAAGGCGGCCAGTGGCTCGCGGTGCGCGGCGCACACGCCCTGTGGGACGGGCGACGGAGGGTGCAGGCGCCGCGCCATCTCGGCCATCTTGGCGAGCGGTCGGTTGGGTCGCAGGTTCCTCTGCGGGGACAGCTCGCGGCACTCGGGGCACGCGTACGGGCCCTCGGGCTGGCCCCAGCAGCGCCGGATGCACTCGCGGCAGAAGTTGTGGCCGCAGTCGGTCATCACCGGATCCGTAAAGTAGTCGAGGCAGATGGCGCAGGTGGCCTCCTCTTGGAGGTTGGTGGACAGGTCCGGGGCGGCCATGGCACCGGTGGAACGGAGGAGGGCAGTGTGGTCCGCCGGGTCGGGCGGTGGCCGGCCGCTGCCGGGACTATGGGGAGCGCGCAAGGACGCGGGGTCTCCGGGGACGCGAGGTGCAGGGCACCAGGGGACTCGGGAGCTTCGGAGCGCAAGGGCTCCGGGGTCCAAGGCTGCGCGACTCCTGGGATGCGGAATATACGGCTCCGGGACTGCAGAGGCTCCGGGAACGTAGGGCCTAGGAATACCGTACGCAGGGAGGAAGAGGAGTCGAAGCGGGGACGGAAGCAGGAAGcagctggggtttttttgttttttcctttggagCAACCCACTTTAGCTCCGGATTGGCCGTGGCCTGTCACGCGGCCCGCGGGCCGGACAGAATTGGAGGTTGCTCACCCGCTGACCTTgcgtcgccgccgccgcctgcgCTGCTGCCTCTGGGCTGTTGCGGTGTTGCACGGTGTGGCCTCTCCGTCGGGCCTGGGGAAAG GACCCAAATATGGAATTTGTGGAGGACAAAGAAGGTAG
- the TRIM11 gene encoding E3 ubiquitin-protein ligase TRIM11 isoform X1 — MAAPDLSTNLQEEATCAICLDYFTDPVMTDCGHNFCRECIRRCWGQPEGPYACPECRELSPQRNLRPNRPLAKMAEMARRLHPPSPVPQGVCAAHREPLAAFCGDELRLLCAACERSGEHWAHRVRPLQDAADDLKGKLEKSLEHLRKQMEDALLFQAQAEETCSLWQKMVETQRQNVLTEFERLRRLLVEEEQRLLQRLEEEELEVLPPLRESAARLGQQSAQLAELITELEGRCQLPALGLLQDIRDTLRRVQDVKLQPPEVVPMEMRTVCRVPGLVEALRRFRGDMTLDPDTANPELVLSEDRRSVRRGDLRQALPDSPERFDPGPCVLGREPLTSGRHYWEVEVGERASWALGVCRENANRKEKGELFAGNGFWILVFLGSYYNSSERAFAPLRDPPRRVGIFLDYEAGHLSFYSANDGSLLYTFPETPFSGTLRALFSPLSSSPTPMTICRPKGGPGDMLAPQ, encoded by the exons ATGGCCGCCCCGGACCTGTCCACCAACCTCCAAGAGGAGGCCACCTGCGCCATCTGCCTCGACTACTTTACGGATCCGGTGATGACCGACTGCGGCCACAACTTCTGCCGCGAGTGCATCCGGCGCTGCTGGGGCCAGCCCGAGGGCCCGTACGCGTGCCCCGAGTGCCGCGAGCTGTCCCCGCAGAGGAACCTGCGACCCAACCGACCGCTCGCCAAGATGGCCGAGATGGCGCGGCGCCTGCACCCTCCGTCGCCCGTCCCACAGGGCGTGTGCGCCGCGCACCGCGAGCCACTGGCCGCCTTCTGCGGCGACGAGCTGCGCCTGCTGTGCGCGGCCTGCGAGCGCTCAGGGGAGCACTGGGCGCACCGAGTGCGTCCGCTGCAGGACGCGGCTGACGATctcaag GGCAAGTTGGAGAAGTCCCTGGAGCATCTGCGGAAGCAAATGGAGGATGCACTGCTGTTCCAGGCCCAGGCGGAGGAGACCTGCTCCTTGTGGCAG AAGATGGTGGAGACCCAGCGGCAGAATGTGCTGACGGAGTTTGAGAGGCTGCGCCGTCTGCTTGTGGAGGAGGAGCAGCGGCTGCTGcagaggctggaggaggaagagcTGGAGGTGCTGCCCCCCTTGCGGGAGAGCGCGGCCCGGCTCGGACAGCAGAGCGCCCAGCTGGCCGAGCTCATCACTGAGCTGGAGGGGCGCTGCCAGCTACCAGCACTGGGGCTGTTGCAG GATATCAGGGACACCCTGCGCAG AGTCCAGGACGTGAAGCTGCAGCCTCCTGAGGTGGTGCCCATGGAGATGAGGACGGTGTGCAGGGTCCCAGGGCTGGTGGAGGCCTTGCGGAGGTTCCGAG GGGACATGACCCTGGATCCTGACACCGCCAACCCTGAGCTGGTACTATCAGAGGACAGGAGGAGCGTGCGGCGGGGGGACCTGCGGCAGGCCCTGCCCGACAGCCCTGAGCGGTTCGACCCCGGGCCTTGTGTGCTGGGCCGGGAGCCCTTGACCTCGGGCCGCCACTACTGGGAGGTGGAGGTCGGGGAGCGGGCCAGCTGGGCCCTGGGCGTCTGCAGAGAGAACGCCAACCGCAAGGAGAAGGGCGAGCTGTTCGCTGGTAACGGGTTCTGGATCCTGGTGTTCCTGGGGAGCTACTACAACTCCTCCGAGCGGGCTTTTGCCCCTCTCCGAGACCCACCCCGGCGCGTGGGCATCTTTCTGGACTACGAGGCTGGACATCTGTCCTTCTACAGTGCCAACGATGGGTCGCTCTTGTATACCTTTCCTGAGACGCCCTTCTCGGGGACCCTGCGGGCCCTCTTCTCACCTCTGTCCAGCAGCCCAACCCCTATGACCATCTGCAGGCCGAAAGGTGGGCCTGGGGACATGCTGGCTCCCCAGTGA
- the TRIM11 gene encoding E3 ubiquitin-protein ligase TRIM11 isoform X3 → MAAPDLSTNLQEEATCAICLDYFTDPVMTDCGHNFCRECIRRCWGQPEGPYACPECRELSPQRNLRPNRPLAKMAEMARRLHPPSPVPQGVCAAHREPLAAFCGDELRLLCAACERSGEHWAHRVRPLQDAADDLKKMVETQRQNVLTEFERLRRLLVEEEQRLLQRLEEEELEVLPPLRESAARLGQQSAQLAELITELEGRCQLPALGLLQDIRDTLRRVQDVKLQPPEVVPMEMRTVCRVPGLVEALRRFRGDMTLDPDTANPELVLSEDRRSVRRGDLRQALPDSPERFDPGPCVLGREPLTSGRHYWEVEVGERASWALGVCRENANRKEKGELFAGNGFWILVFLGSYYNSSERAFAPLRDPPRRVGIFLDYEAGHLSFYSANDGSLLYTFPETPFSGTLRALFSPLSSSPTPMTICRPKGGPGDMLAPQ, encoded by the exons ATGGCCGCCCCGGACCTGTCCACCAACCTCCAAGAGGAGGCCACCTGCGCCATCTGCCTCGACTACTTTACGGATCCGGTGATGACCGACTGCGGCCACAACTTCTGCCGCGAGTGCATCCGGCGCTGCTGGGGCCAGCCCGAGGGCCCGTACGCGTGCCCCGAGTGCCGCGAGCTGTCCCCGCAGAGGAACCTGCGACCCAACCGACCGCTCGCCAAGATGGCCGAGATGGCGCGGCGCCTGCACCCTCCGTCGCCCGTCCCACAGGGCGTGTGCGCCGCGCACCGCGAGCCACTGGCCGCCTTCTGCGGCGACGAGCTGCGCCTGCTGTGCGCGGCCTGCGAGCGCTCAGGGGAGCACTGGGCGCACCGAGTGCGTCCGCTGCAGGACGCGGCTGACGATctcaag AAGATGGTGGAGACCCAGCGGCAGAATGTGCTGACGGAGTTTGAGAGGCTGCGCCGTCTGCTTGTGGAGGAGGAGCAGCGGCTGCTGcagaggctggaggaggaagagcTGGAGGTGCTGCCCCCCTTGCGGGAGAGCGCGGCCCGGCTCGGACAGCAGAGCGCCCAGCTGGCCGAGCTCATCACTGAGCTGGAGGGGCGCTGCCAGCTACCAGCACTGGGGCTGTTGCAG GATATCAGGGACACCCTGCGCAG AGTCCAGGACGTGAAGCTGCAGCCTCCTGAGGTGGTGCCCATGGAGATGAGGACGGTGTGCAGGGTCCCAGGGCTGGTGGAGGCCTTGCGGAGGTTCCGAG GGGACATGACCCTGGATCCTGACACCGCCAACCCTGAGCTGGTACTATCAGAGGACAGGAGGAGCGTGCGGCGGGGGGACCTGCGGCAGGCCCTGCCCGACAGCCCTGAGCGGTTCGACCCCGGGCCTTGTGTGCTGGGCCGGGAGCCCTTGACCTCGGGCCGCCACTACTGGGAGGTGGAGGTCGGGGAGCGGGCCAGCTGGGCCCTGGGCGTCTGCAGAGAGAACGCCAACCGCAAGGAGAAGGGCGAGCTGTTCGCTGGTAACGGGTTCTGGATCCTGGTGTTCCTGGGGAGCTACTACAACTCCTCCGAGCGGGCTTTTGCCCCTCTCCGAGACCCACCCCGGCGCGTGGGCATCTTTCTGGACTACGAGGCTGGACATCTGTCCTTCTACAGTGCCAACGATGGGTCGCTCTTGTATACCTTTCCTGAGACGCCCTTCTCGGGGACCCTGCGGGCCCTCTTCTCACCTCTGTCCAGCAGCCCAACCCCTATGACCATCTGCAGGCCGAAAGGTGGGCCTGGGGACATGCTGGCTCCCCAGTGA
- the TRIM11 gene encoding E3 ubiquitin-protein ligase TRIM11 isoform X2: MAAPDLSTNLQEEATCAICLDYFTDPVMTDCGHNFCRECIRRCWGQPEGPYACPECRELSPQRNLRPNRPLAKMAEMARRLHPPSPVPQGVCAAHREPLAAFCGDELRLLCAACERSGEHWAHRVRPLQDAADDLKGKLEKSLEHLRKQMEDALLFQAQAEETCSLWQMVETQRQNVLTEFERLRRLLVEEEQRLLQRLEEEELEVLPPLRESAARLGQQSAQLAELITELEGRCQLPALGLLQDIRDTLRRVQDVKLQPPEVVPMEMRTVCRVPGLVEALRRFRGDMTLDPDTANPELVLSEDRRSVRRGDLRQALPDSPERFDPGPCVLGREPLTSGRHYWEVEVGERASWALGVCRENANRKEKGELFAGNGFWILVFLGSYYNSSERAFAPLRDPPRRVGIFLDYEAGHLSFYSANDGSLLYTFPETPFSGTLRALFSPLSSSPTPMTICRPKGGPGDMLAPQ; the protein is encoded by the exons ATGGCCGCCCCGGACCTGTCCACCAACCTCCAAGAGGAGGCCACCTGCGCCATCTGCCTCGACTACTTTACGGATCCGGTGATGACCGACTGCGGCCACAACTTCTGCCGCGAGTGCATCCGGCGCTGCTGGGGCCAGCCCGAGGGCCCGTACGCGTGCCCCGAGTGCCGCGAGCTGTCCCCGCAGAGGAACCTGCGACCCAACCGACCGCTCGCCAAGATGGCCGAGATGGCGCGGCGCCTGCACCCTCCGTCGCCCGTCCCACAGGGCGTGTGCGCCGCGCACCGCGAGCCACTGGCCGCCTTCTGCGGCGACGAGCTGCGCCTGCTGTGCGCGGCCTGCGAGCGCTCAGGGGAGCACTGGGCGCACCGAGTGCGTCCGCTGCAGGACGCGGCTGACGATctcaag GGCAAGTTGGAGAAGTCCCTGGAGCATCTGCGGAAGCAAATGGAGGATGCACTGCTGTTCCAGGCCCAGGCGGAGGAGACCTGCTCCTTGTGGCAG ATGGTGGAGACCCAGCGGCAGAATGTGCTGACGGAGTTTGAGAGGCTGCGCCGTCTGCTTGTGGAGGAGGAGCAGCGGCTGCTGcagaggctggaggaggaagagcTGGAGGTGCTGCCCCCCTTGCGGGAGAGCGCGGCCCGGCTCGGACAGCAGAGCGCCCAGCTGGCCGAGCTCATCACTGAGCTGGAGGGGCGCTGCCAGCTACCAGCACTGGGGCTGTTGCAG GATATCAGGGACACCCTGCGCAG AGTCCAGGACGTGAAGCTGCAGCCTCCTGAGGTGGTGCCCATGGAGATGAGGACGGTGTGCAGGGTCCCAGGGCTGGTGGAGGCCTTGCGGAGGTTCCGAG GGGACATGACCCTGGATCCTGACACCGCCAACCCTGAGCTGGTACTATCAGAGGACAGGAGGAGCGTGCGGCGGGGGGACCTGCGGCAGGCCCTGCCCGACAGCCCTGAGCGGTTCGACCCCGGGCCTTGTGTGCTGGGCCGGGAGCCCTTGACCTCGGGCCGCCACTACTGGGAGGTGGAGGTCGGGGAGCGGGCCAGCTGGGCCCTGGGCGTCTGCAGAGAGAACGCCAACCGCAAGGAGAAGGGCGAGCTGTTCGCTGGTAACGGGTTCTGGATCCTGGTGTTCCTGGGGAGCTACTACAACTCCTCCGAGCGGGCTTTTGCCCCTCTCCGAGACCCACCCCGGCGCGTGGGCATCTTTCTGGACTACGAGGCTGGACATCTGTCCTTCTACAGTGCCAACGATGGGTCGCTCTTGTATACCTTTCCTGAGACGCCCTTCTCGGGGACCCTGCGGGCCCTCTTCTCACCTCTGTCCAGCAGCCCAACCCCTATGACCATCTGCAGGCCGAAAGGTGGGCCTGGGGACATGCTGGCTCCCCAGTGA